GCCCGGGTCAGTTCGTGCAGGGCACGGGACATGCGGTCGGCCGCCTGCTCCTGCGCCCACGCACGGCCGCCGGCCTGTTCGACGGCCAGCGTGGTGCGGTCCAGGTCGGCGGGCCGGTAGGGCGCCGCGTACAGCTCGGCCAGCTCCCCGGCCGCCGGGGTGCCGGAGGTGAGCGCGGCGACCACCGGCAGGGACTTCTTGCGGGCGGCGAGGTCGGCGCCCGCCGGCTTGCCGGTCTGCCGCGGGTCGCCCCAGACGCCGATGACGTCGTCGATGAGCTGGAAGGCGAGTCCGGCCTCCCGTCCGAACGCGTTCAGCGCGTCGACGTCCGCCTCCGCCGCCCCCGCGTACAGCGCGCCCACCGCACAGGCGCAGCCGAGCAACGCGCCCGTCTTGGCCTCGGCCATCGCGAGCACCTCGTCGAGGGTGATCTCGGTGGGGCCACGCCTTTCCATGGCCGTGTCCGCCTGCTGGCCGGCGCACAGCTCGACCACACAGGCCGCGACACGCGCGGTGGCCGCCGCGGACGCGGGGTGCGGGTCCGCGGCGAGCATCCCGAGGGCCAGGGCCTGCAGGGCGTCTCCCGTGAGGATCGCGTCGGCGTCGCCGAACACGGCCCAGGCGGTGGGGCGGTGGCGGCGGGTGGCGTCCCGGTCCATCACGTCGTCGTGCAGCAGCGTGAAGTTGTGGACCAGTTCGACCGCCGCGGCGGCCCGGACGGCCGCCGCGCGGGCCGCCGGGCCGCCGAGCGCCGCGGCCGCGGCGAGCACGAGGGCCGGACGGATCGCCTTGCCCGCGTTGCCCGCCGCCGGGGTGCCGTCCGCGTGCTGCCACCCGAAGTGGTAGAGCGCGACCCTTCGCAGGGAACCGGGCAACGAGTCGATCGCCGACCGCAGTTCCGGATCGACCGAGGCCCTGGCCCCCTCCAGGACGGCCGCCGCCTCGTGCCCGTCGGCCGGCCCCGCACCGCCGTCGTCCTGGCTCCCGACGGGCCCCCGCCCTTCCCGCGCCCCGCCTTGATGCCGCCTGACGGCGGAGGTCACCGCCAGCGGCCGATCTCGACGTTCTCCAGGACGCCCAGCGCGTCCGGCACCAGGACGGCGGCCGAGTAGTAGGCCGTGACCAGGTACTTGATGATGGCCTGTTCGTTGATGCCCATGAACCGCACGGACAGGCTCGGCTCGATCTCGTCCGGCAGACCCGACTGGCGCAGCCCGATGACGCCCTGGTCCTGCTCGCCCAGACGCATCGCGATGATCGAGCTGGTGCGGGCCTCGGTGACCGGGATCTTGTTGCACGGGTAGATCGGCACCCCGCGCCACGTCGGGATCCGGTTGCCGCCGACGTCGATCGTCTCGGGGACGAGTCCGCGCTTGTTGAGCTCGCGGCCGATCGCGGAGATCGCGCGCGGGTGGGCGAGCAGCAGCTTGGTGCCGCGCCGCCTGCTCAGCAGTTCGTCCAGGTCGTCGGGGCTCGGCACGCCGTCGTGCGGCTGGAGCCGCTGGTCGTACTCGCAGTTGTGGAGCAGCCCGAACTCCCGGTTGTTGACGAGCTCGTGCTCCTGACGCTCCTTGAGCGCCTCGACCGTCAGCCGCAGCTGCTGCTCGGTCTGGTTCATCGGCTGGTTGTACAGGTCCGCCACCCGCGAGTGGATGCGCAGGACGGTCTGCGCGATGCTCAGTTCGTACTCACGGGGCCTCGCGTCGTAGTCCACGAAGGTGTGCGGGATGTCCTGCTCGCCGGCGTGACCCGCGGCGAGGTCGACCTCCTTCTCTCCGTACTTGTTGGTGCGCTGCTCGGGAATCGCGCGCAACTGCCGCAGGTGCTCGCCCAGCGACTCGGCGCGCTCGGCGACCTGCTCGACGTCCTGCCGGGAGAGGACCAGCACCGTGCAGGCGGTGTCGGCGCGGGCCGTGTACTCCCAGATGGCGTCCGCGTCGAGCAGCGACTGGTCGCCGAAGTACGCGCCGTCGGCGAGCACCCCGAGCACCTGGTCGTCGCCGTAGGGGCCGGTGCCGACCTTCTCCACACGGCCGTGCGCCAGCAGGTAGGCCTCCTCGCTCCGGCTGCCGAAGGAGGCGATCACCTCGCCCGGGCCGAACTCCCGCTGCCGGCAGCGCTGGGCGAGTTCCGAGAGGACCTCCTCGTCCTCGTAGGAGCGCAGTGCGGGCAGTTCGCCCAGCTCCGCCGGGATGACCTCGACGCGGTCGCCGGTCTTGACGAACGTGATGCGGCCGTCGCCGACCGCGTACGTCAGACGCCGGTTGACCCGGTACGTCCCACCCTGCACATCCACCCAGGGCAGATTCCGCAGCAGCCAGCGGGAGCTGATCTCCTGCATCTGCGGCGCGGACTTGGTCGTGGTGGCCAGGTTCCGCGCGGCCGCAGTGCCGAGGCTCTGCTGCGGCTTGCCCGACTCCGTGCGGACCTCTTCGCCTACCGACATGAGAAATGCCCTCCCGATTCATGCACGGGCGCCGAACTGCGCCGGTGCACTTCGTTCACGCGGCAAGCCTTCCATCACCGTGTGTGCTCGTGCTATTACCCGAAAGAGCGGGAATGGATCATCGCGGGCCTGGGAACAGGCACGTTTCACCGAACGATGTTCGACAATGGGCGGGTGACCGACCTGCGCCCCCGACTGCCCTCCCCCCTCCAGGAGGTGACCGACGACCGGTTCGCCCGGCACGGGGTACGGCTGCTGCTGAAGCGGGACGACCTGATCCATCCCGAGCTGATCGGCAACAAGTGGCGCAAGCTCGCGCCCAACCTGGAGCGGGCGGCCGGCCGGACGCTCCTCACCTTCGGCGGCGCCTACTCCAACCATCTGCGGGCCACGGCCGCCGCCGGCCGCCTCCTGGGGCTGCCCACGGTCGGCGTGGTGCGCGGCGACGAGCTGGCCGGCCGGCCGCTGAACCCCTCGCTGGCCCGGTGCGCCGCGGACGGTATGCGCCTGCACTTCGTGGACCGTGCGACGTACCGCCGCAAGACCGAGCCGGACACCCTCGCGGCCGTCCTGCGGGCGGCCGGCGCCGAGGACGCGTACGTCGTCCCCGAGGGCGGCAGCAACGCGGCGGCGGTCCGCGGCTGCCGGGCGCTCGGCGAGGAGCTGCGTGACCACGCCGACGTCGTCGCCCTCGCGTGCGGCACCGGCGGCACGCTCGCGGGCCTGGCCGCCGGTCTCGCCCCCGGCCGGCGGGCGCTGGGTGTACCGGTCCTCAAGGGCGGTTTCCTGGGCGAGGAGATACGGGCCCTGCAGGAGGAGGCGTTCGGGGGCCGGCGGGGCGACTGGAGGCTCGACGAGCGTTTCCACTTCGGCGGATACGCCCGGGTCACCCCCGAGCTGGAGGCCTTCGCGGCGGATTTCGAACACCGCCACGGGCTGCCCGTCGAACGTCTCTATGTCGCCAAGTCGCTCTATGCCCTGGTCGTGCTGGCCGAGGAGGGCGCCTTCACGCCCGGGACGCGGCTCGCGGCCGTCGTGACGGGCTCGCCGTTCACCGCGTGAGAGCCGGGCGGCTCGCCCGCAAGGACCCGCCGCCGCCCCTCCCGCGCGGGATGCTC
The window above is part of the Streptomyces sp. NBC_00425 genome. Proteins encoded here:
- a CDS encoding family 2B encapsulin nanocompartment shell protein; amino-acid sequence: MSVGEEVRTESGKPQQSLGTAAARNLATTTKSAPQMQEISSRWLLRNLPWVDVQGGTYRVNRRLTYAVGDGRITFVKTGDRVEVIPAELGELPALRSYEDEEVLSELAQRCRQREFGPGEVIASFGSRSEEAYLLAHGRVEKVGTGPYGDDQVLGVLADGAYFGDQSLLDADAIWEYTARADTACTVLVLSRQDVEQVAERAESLGEHLRQLRAIPEQRTNKYGEKEVDLAAGHAGEQDIPHTFVDYDARPREYELSIAQTVLRIHSRVADLYNQPMNQTEQQLRLTVEALKERQEHELVNNREFGLLHNCEYDQRLQPHDGVPSPDDLDELLSRRRGTKLLLAHPRAISAIGRELNKRGLVPETIDVGGNRIPTWRGVPIYPCNKIPVTEARTSSIIAMRLGEQDQGVIGLRQSGLPDEIEPSLSVRFMGINEQAIIKYLVTAYYSAAVLVPDALGVLENVEIGRWR
- a CDS encoding family 2 encapsulin nanocompartment cargo protein polyprenyl transferase, whose protein sequence is MTSAVRRHQGGAREGRGPVGSQDDGGAGPADGHEAAAVLEGARASVDPELRSAIDSLPGSLRRVALYHFGWQHADGTPAAGNAGKAIRPALVLAAAAALGGPAARAAAVRAAAAVELVHNFTLLHDDVMDRDATRRHRPTAWAVFGDADAILTGDALQALALGMLAADPHPASAAATARVAACVVELCAGQQADTAMERRGPTEITLDEVLAMAEAKTGALLGCACAVGALYAGAAEADVDALNAFGREAGLAFQLIDDVIGVWGDPRQTGKPAGADLAARKKSLPVVAALTSGTPAAGELAELYAAPYRPADLDRTTLAVEQAGGRAWAQEQAADRMSRALHELTRAVPDPESAGGLLSLAEFVTRRSA
- a CDS encoding 1-aminocyclopropane-1-carboxylate deaminase/D-cysteine desulfhydrase is translated as MFDNGRVTDLRPRLPSPLQEVTDDRFARHGVRLLLKRDDLIHPELIGNKWRKLAPNLERAAGRTLLTFGGAYSNHLRATAAAGRLLGLPTVGVVRGDELAGRPLNPSLARCAADGMRLHFVDRATYRRKTEPDTLAAVLRAAGAEDAYVVPEGGSNAAAVRGCRALGEELRDHADVVALACGTGGTLAGLAAGLAPGRRALGVPVLKGGFLGEEIRALQEEAFGGRRGDWRLDERFHFGGYARVTPELEAFAADFEHRHGLPVERLYVAKSLYALVVLAEEGAFTPGTRLAAVVTGSPFTA